In Augochlora pura isolate Apur16 unplaced genomic scaffold, APUR_v2.2.1 APUR_unplaced_33, whole genome shotgun sequence, the genomic window taatttttgcaacatttttacatttcatataatatataagttgaaattaatttttttattatcattagctgaaaaagattttttaaataaaagcaaataaTTCTACTCACGAGTAAcgcattattataattgttaaaagttcTCCAGAGCATTcattgcataattttaaacataataaacaatacttaaaaaatacttaaaaaaataaacagctCTTCTCGCACAAGTTCCCGAACGATCCACGAGTTATCGAGGTTCTACCGTACTTTCTTATCGCCGTGGTTCGATCATCGCCGGTTAGGTCCCGACGTCGGAGTATTAACCGGAGTTTTATTCCGTTCATAATACATGTAAATATCCATACGTATATCGATGGTAACATTTGATAATGCCTCGGTGCGTGTGAAACGCCACGGGTAGAAAAGGAATACCCGAATCGATCCGTCCAATAGTGGACATTGACCGGCACTGATACCATTAAACTCTTATGCGCGATCGACGAGTGCAAGTTCGTTCGTTCCTGTTCGACCGCAACAGCCGGCTCTCTGTTCGCATATTAACGGCGgtcctaaaatatttaaccggCCGATAGAACGGCGTTCGCTCGGCAAAGAAGCGATCCAACTTGAACCACTTCTAAATCCTTGATGAACAACTTTTTGAGTCCTGTCGGTCGCAATGTTTCCGAAAGTAATGTAACACGACGTTCGTCGCATACATTATTTACCgacctttttaataattgttgctgGCCGCGCATGAGATCTCTGCTTCCTGATCTCCGTGGATGATTGGCAGTTTGTATACTTTGGACAGGTTTTCTGTGTTCTTATGGTACTCATGGCAGAAAGCGATTCATCAGAATTGCTGACGTtcaatgtaatagaattatttgcatttagATCGAgagctgaaaataattgacgCGCGCATGCGGCTTTTTCGAACAATCGGATTATTGTGAAATGTGAAACATGAATAAACGAAGAGTGTTAGATAACTCAGTTTGCATAATTAGATAATTAGaacagtttcaataatttaaataaagggTGATTAGactgtgaaataataatgatctgggttattataatttttataacttcaaCTCCATACACTAACATTCTTAGAtgtttgtatttctttttattgtttcaaattatatctatttatttttgaaaaatgaatacgaatttataaatgttaacatatatatatatatatatatatatatatatatatatatatatatataattgaaatatgaatatacaAGGCGAAAAGTATAAGATAATTCAGTTTGGATAATTCGATAGTTAAAACagttttgataattttaataatgggGATGGTGGTTGaactgcgaaataaaaatgatctgtgttattataattttcataacttCAAATCGCTGCACTAACAttcttagatatttttatttatttttattgttttaaattatatctactcatttttgaaaaattctttaatatatataattataatatttataatatgtcaGTTGTATGAATGTTTTCTCAGAACAGTTTTGTGATCATAGtcatttttcttcgagtaCTCTATCTActgataaacatttttcaaatagaagAAACTTGATACATTGTCAGTCTAAATTGCTAGTTTATTAAAAGGGTGATGAACGAAGGGATCGAATTTGTCATTTAAtgcgttgaaatatttatcatctGCTTCGTAATAGTTATCGATGGCCTACATTTGCATGAGGTATGCGTGATGTCCTGTAGTCCCCATTCGAATATGTTAGCGATGTCATTGGCACGTGGCAGGGGTACATCAGGGGTAGAGGCATAGCTATAGATGGACATACCGATGACAGGTGGATTCATGTATAGTACGACTCTGACACCtgagaaatagtaaatattaattataataaatagactgaGGGTTTCGTGCAATAATGATTAAACATTAATGGGTGTAATCGAAAGCTATGATGTCATTAGAAGGatagtagaatattatataattatttccaacttattaagataattcttatttcgaatttattaaaattactattatttccaacttgttaaaattattattaattatttccaatttattaagattactattcattatttccaacttattaaaattactattaattatttccaatttattaaaactgctattcattatttagaatttattaaaattactaaatgaaGATGTACATTTATATCTAATTTACATCTTTTTCCAAAGGACTTTAGTCAAAGGACTTggaaaattactatttccaaaaattaagCTTGAAAATGATAGAGTTTGCATAATATTAGtctagaataataaatagatagttattgacaataatttaattcttgagTTTAGAAACAAGAAATGACTATATTCTGTTAATATCTCATATtcaatatatcatttattcttgtattattattattcttattaatctTGTATACTTATTAGTATTatgttagtattattattagtattatattatattatttattttattattatacttatcaGTATTATTCTTGTATACAATGTTCCATGTTCTATTACACCATAGAATAATTCAAGTTTTGATCTCCTATAAAATGTTCCACTTTTTATTCCTATAAGCAATAATACATGATCCATTTTTGTGTACAATGCTTTATGTACAGGTCTTCTATACATTGTTACATGTTACATTCttgtatacatttttacatattgCATTTATGTATGCATTGTTACATATTGAATTCTTGTATACATTGTTATCTATTACATTTATGTATGCATTGTTACATGTTGCATTCTAGtatacattgttatatattgCATTCTTGTGTTCATTGCTACATCTTGCATTCTTGTATACATTGTTCCATGTTGCATtcttataaacattattacattttgcATTTTTGTATACATTTTTCCATGTCGCACTCTTATAAACATTGTTACGTCTTGCATCCTTGGACAGTAGTTCTGCTTCCCCTCATCTAACAAATTGTCATAATTAACACGATTACAAGAACGTCTAaatcttcgaagaaaattaataacagtgCCGCAATCTCGatcataaataaaagtaactcGATTACCATCGAGAAGAGGGTAGTTGCGCAATAAATCAGTTAGATAAAAGCGAGCTAACCACAGAGTTACTCTACGACGAgatatattttctctctcggcCGGCGTCTATTCCGGTTTCgcaaaatttcgtaaaataagaTCCTATTCCAGATGATCGTAACTCATCGTAATCGGAGAATTTCTAGTTGACCGTTGACTCGACGGCGAAGACTATTAACCAGGTAGCAGCATTCGCGAACAATGAATGGTCGCGACCTCGTTTCATGATTGCAAAATCgatatttacgattttatcCAAACTTCGAATCCGTTTGCATAAATTTGCCGGTGGTCACGGTGATTGCGTTACCACGTTACATCGCGAGTCGCagatgtttaaccctttgcactcgaatggcgactctgaggcaccagtcaaattattatcaatattacgttgcgaaataatttttataacaataaggtttaaatttaaaaaattgttgaatagtaaaactgttgctacgagtcgcacacgtttaaccctttgcacacgaatggcgactctgatGCACCATAAAAtcacaaaattattctattacgttgcaaaataatttttgtaacaataaagtttagatttaaaaaattgtcgagtagCAAAACTcttgctacgagtcgcaagaatcaatttcgtacgcataaaagtgcactctTTATTGCATACTATAGAAATAGTATTactaatgattaattattctacaaaGTGCTTATTTTGTTCATAATGCGTCAAATTGACGCGTGCTGTAAAGATaggtatacagggtgtatcaaaattattgtaactccgggaaatgagggatTCTTGAGGCCATTTcgagtaaccttttcctttacACAACTTCAAAATAACCTTTCCCTTTGTGAAAATGCAATCCGGGActttgttaaccccttgcactataataacgagtcagactcgtgataaagattccatgcaAGCTttactaaatacgaatattattaatttcttctacatcgaaacaaaaataaattctgtcatcaaagcttagaaacaaaagtacataaagacaataaaagaaacgaaaattgtctggtcctttcattaaaaatattatagataagtacagtcagtcccataagtattcgtaccctcatttcTCATAAgtgaaatctgttgaaatcaagggatgcatgtaaaattttgcaataaactttctattatcttattcaatatttttctagtataatttaatattttgaatttttgtatattttttagtgttcattcataataaaaagtttactgcaaaatcttacatgcgtcccttgatttcaacaaatttctcttataagcaatgagggtacgaatacttatgggacggACTgtaagtgctgatcaacgcagcgtgaaagggatcgtggtgcaaagggttaaagaattaTCCGTTTGCCGGCAGTTTGAGAAGCGGAACACCAATTCCGCGAACGATTAACTGTAACACTGGCATTTTCGAGTCCAGCGCGAGACTTTGTTGCACGAGTGTGTACCAATTACTGTGCGGTGGCGGATGAATAATGCATCATCCCGTTGTAAGCATCGCGAGCAGATTAAGACTACCGACGACGGAAAAAGTCGATGCGGTATCGGGAAATGCCTAACGATTTCCGTAAATAATTACTGACTCGATAAGCAGTCGCTGTAAGGCAGTTGAGAGGGTTTGAACTCACTCGTCCGTTCCGTGCAATATTTACGAAAGGAACAGGGGGAGGAGAGTCGTGTAACGAGTTATCGATCATATCGCAGACAAGCGTCCGATGCTCTGGCGTATCGACGATTATCGAGCGAGAAATTGATCGCCGACTTCCTaccaatttaattaacgcgtgCGATGGTAAGAGCTTCGTTTCGATGGCGAAATTAAACCATTTGCGCTCGAGACTTTTTAATACTGAAACGAAGacgtttgtttcattttatagtattttcatttggaatgattgtttttaattgatttgtaTGAAATTGGATGAATATGCTTATATGAGACTTTTatcatttgataattttttgacagataataataataatgtaaatattcttttgaaaatagtgCAGCAATTCTTAGCGTCGCCTCGAAGTCGCCAATCGAGTACAAAcggttaattataaataaaaatcataaataattttctcgtattttttaatgtgaattttctttttataatttaatataaaataatataatatcaactATCTCTTATactatcaattatatttatgattgGATATATGGTACTAATGGGTAACAGTGTATTCCTCTTGCAGAATGCCCTTTTCAGGAGCATGGTGCAAAGTATGGATTTATTTCGGGTTCGTGTTCGCATGGACAAAGGGGGCTCGTCCACGTTTTGATACCTCCACGGACATGGGATTGGTTTTGGTGCCAGCGGATGCTGAAGTTGACTCAGTGATTTTTAGGCTACGCGCGACTGACCAGGACGCTGATTTTCCTCTCGTCTTTGAAATAACtggtaatttatttacgatcaGTTCAGTTTTTCAACGcgaatattttcagtattatataatttataaatattatattacagtatcgCGTGactttaaatgtttttgtatttaatttgagCAACTAACTgcattgtttataatttgagCAACTAACTgcattgtttataatttgagCAACTAACTGCATTGTTTATAATAGAAGCTACTAACTgcattgtttataatataaacaaataactgTATTGTTTACAATATAAGCAACTATAGcgttgtttataatattataaacaattacaagTAACCGATCAGTAAacaaactagaaaattaagcGAAATATGGATAACTAACGTTGAATTTTTTCTCGTTgctattaattgaaattcaaaacaGACAAATAATGAAAGAGTATTTTATTGCCATTAATATgatatgaaataaatcttgaattttgtgcatttgtggtcaaaattaataagtgaagaatagtaataaattaggataggaaatgaaaaatatcgtcatatttctatcgaatggtttaaataattcaaaaatacagtgactttttacttaatttttactaaaatattagataaaaaaaaatcgtacgcagtaataaataaatacacttATGTCACTATCAtgaaacaatatacattagtCACACTTAGAAATctcgataaatttttcttaaatccTTTTCTatcttaaaatttgtttaaagctCCATTTGTTAGTTTACttcgttcaaatatatttgccataaatgcatgaaatctccaagatactaataaatattttcgagtttTGTTTATGTAGATTCATCTATGTtcgtagaatataaaatagtttttttagagcattattaaatattattcttattagcAACCGTATCCAAggttacagaattttatggAACTATTTGTTTGTCCAGCTACGATCACACCTGTTGTAAGGATCGACAATCTGCCCTGCACCCTGTACAACAAAGTGTGCCAGGCTAATGTGATTCTAACGAAACGACTAGTTCCCGGACGCCTCCACGATTTCGCCGTGAGGGTTAGGGACACGAAGGGCGACTCGAACTCGATGCAAGCCACTATTTCTGTGACGAACGCCACTACGCCACGTGATAAAATATTCCCGCACATACCGTCCCTCATAATGGTGCCCGAGGTAAATTGTTTATCGGTGGAAACGAGGCGATTAACTGGGCCGCGACGTTTTACGGCAATTTTAGCAAGCCCCCTGCGAAAAGGCGAATCACGTGCTCGGCGaaagttcaatttaatttttgccgTTTCTATACTgaattataccatttttattcattttttcgtTGTTGATTATTTGTTGCGATCGAATAAGGCatgcattaaatattagaaatttgacagatatgtatttaaatagaaaagaattaagaaggatattaaatataggatattatagaaaacgttatattaaatatattaattatacgattaattaacaaagacttatattaaatacaaacaattagtaagaatatatattgaatagaaacaattaacgaagacatatattaaatagaacCTATTAACAAAGccatatacaattaaatacaagATATTAACAAAGACATATATCAATTCTTGAATTACGAATTAACAATGtcatatttcttatttagaAGCACTGTAGTAAtacatatagaatataataatacatgcagtatacaattgttaaataaatataagtaaatagaggaacaatagaaatatataaaaaaggaaaataaaaaaaatatctacaattaaattatcatagctatttaattttctttttctctttctcgtctaTTAAACGATCAAATTACAGTAACTAATCTAccaatatacagggtggggcaaataaagtgttacagtgcaatatctccattatcattaatgatacgcgaaaatgtttcagaaacaaattgtttggttcggagggggacgtattttggtggaaatgttttttttttcaaggtcatattttttgagatttcaaggtcatcgatgtttttttaaatggaacaatatatttctttttcgatgacattattgccgattttaagacgaatccagcgacctataattcaaggtcattctagtcacgcaaagtatgaaaatcgttgaaaaaccGAAGAGTATAgcaataatcactttcattttaaatagttaCTAACAATGTTTGTCATTGTTCCAGGACACCAAACCCGGCAAGGAATTGGACTATCTTCTAGCAAGAGCCAATTCGTGGAGCGGGAAACCAGTTTACATCGAACTCTGggtatgttataattattaacaacgcTTTCTTATTAGATTCCATGGTCCACAAAACTTCTGGATTATCTTTACAGCAACCGAAGGAGTTGTTTACAATAAGGCAACGCCAAACACCCACGCAGACGCGAGGAGTGATTACTCTGATCGGGGAATTAGATTTCGAGACGCAGTCCGTGTACACGCTGACCATGTACGCTACGGTACGAAAAGTTTACACTTACCGCATAATTACTTTCGCAAAGCTCTGACATATATTGTAGCACGTTCGTGCAGaagtttgaatttttttcaccgttccttcgaattatttcaattgttcttTGTAACTGTTTCTAAGCTGTTGGGTCAACGCGAATGGAAACTGAGAAAAGAGTTCGATCATGGCTGCAGCTCTAAATCaatcgaaatttaataattaagaaacagtattttagtaaacaataagataaattttatagacaAAATCATTGTAATATGCTTTTGAACTTTAGatgctaaaattaaaaattctagtctTTAATTGTTAcgaagagaaatataattgtcgaattattaaatggatattTTGGTGACTCATGGGTTATAGGTTATCAACATCTGCCTTAGAGTATGGGAAAAATTGAAGCTATCGCACACacataatagtaataataataatataataggtgttttgataataatatgaatgGTTATGCCAtggttatatattttattatgtcgaggaaattcgatttaataggaTCCTTATACAGAGCCTGGAAAGGATACCAGGAATATTGCCGGTCTAAATGTGGTTGTTATAGTCACAGATGTACAAGATGTGCCACCGATTTTCACGTTGGCGCCACCGCTGACGAGGATTAACAATTCTGTGCAACCTGTAAGTACTTCGAAGCTAGTTCATTATTTCACTATAAAAGATTTTCACagaaacaatagaataaatcagttatatttatataaataaatttatatgatattgcattaattctgttttattctgatcatataatatattaatttaatagaatagaatttatatgctatataatatattttatcgtattaattgtattctattctattatattacattattgtagtatattataatatagagtagaatatattgtagtaataatatattaatcaatCTAACCATATTAATCActcttacaattattattatatttttcaatcttgACAATCTTATTCTAgtcgattaattttctaatttttacaaacaattccattttaattttttaatattcacgATGCGGTtctttaaatcaatatttaattaacaaaaatattgacattttatttatagttaatttatgtcattatatttaatttacagttaatttatgtcattatatttaatttacagttaattcatgtcattatatttaatttacagttaattCATACAATCATATTTAACTTACACctaatttatgcaattataagttcttattttatagaaatgttcgcatcggaaaaaaaaacgatagCCGCCGGCCGATGCGAGGGCTTATCGGGATTGAACATGATCGTGTGTTGATTCCAGGGCGATATAGTATTACGGGTGCACGCGGAAGACGGGGATAAAGGAGTTCCACGTGAAGTTGTGTACGGTCTCGTGTCGGAGGGCAATCCTTTCACGCcgttttttaacatttcggAAACCAGCGGTAAGAATGTACATCATGGTTCTTAGAAGTCCCGTGTCCGGAAGAACTGAGGCAATTGTCGCTGCATGACATCGTGTTTCCCTCATTTGCCGTGTGTGCTTAGAACGCGTCACGGGAATTCCCGCAAAAGGGGTATCGACGAATTCGACGCGTTTGGAT contains:
- the LOC144477748 gene encoding cadherin-86C-like; translation: MPFSGAWCKVWIYFGFVFAWTKGARPRFDTSTDMGLVLVPADAEVDSVIFRLRATDQDADFPLVFEITATITPVVRIDNLPCTLYNKVCQANVILTKRLVPGRLHDFAVRVRDTKGDSNSMQATISVTNATTPRDKIFPHIPSLIMVPEDTKPGKELDYLLARANSWSGKPVYIELWQPKELFTIRQRQTPTQTRGVITLIGELDFETQSVYTLTMYATDPYTEPGKDTRNIAGLNVVVIVTDVQDVPPIFTLAPPLTRINNSVQPGDIVLRVHAEDGDKGVPREVVYGLVSEGNPFTPFFNISETS